TAAATCGTTTCTTTCATCAGCTTATAGTTTAGGCTGTTGTTGATCTTTTAACAGATCGCGAATTTCAGTTAATAATTTCTCTTCCGCACTCAGCTTGGGCGGTGTTGCTGGAGCCTGTTCCTGTTTACGACGCATTTTATTCATGAGTTTGATCGCCATAAAAATAGCAAAAGCGACAATGATAAAATCAAAAATATTTTGAATAAAGACGCCGTAATGCATAATTACTGGGGGTACATCCCCTTGGGCGCCACGTAATACTAAGCTGAATTGTTTGAAATCCACACCGCCGATCAGTAATCCTAACGGGGGCATGATGATATCTGAAACCAATGACGAAACAATTTTACTGAAGGCGGTACCAATGATAACGCCAACCGCCAAATCGACAACATTTCCCCGCATGGCAAATTCGCGGAATTCTTTGATAATGCTCATAACCACTCCCCTTGACAAAAGACTAATTAATTTTAACCAATAGTTTAATATTTTCCACATTACCCAAAATTTGTATAAAAAGGCGTATTCAGAAATTACAAAAAGAACGGACTTGGTTGGAATAAGCGTTCTACATCCGGTACGAACTTCTTGTCTGTTAAAAACATGATGACATGGTCGCCTTGCTCAATGTGAGTATTATCCTTTGCGATAATGACATCATCGCCTCGAACAATCGCACCGATGGTTGTGCCAGGCGGAAGTTTTATAT
This is a stretch of genomic DNA from Brenneria rubrifaciens. It encodes these proteins:
- the mscL gene encoding large-conductance mechanosensitive channel protein MscL; protein product: MSIIKEFREFAMRGNVVDLAVGVIIGTAFSKIVSSLVSDIIMPPLGLLIGGVDFKQFSLVLRGAQGDVPPVIMHYGVFIQNIFDFIIVAFAIFMAIKLMNKMRRKQEQAPATPPKLSAEEKLLTEIRDLLKDQQQPKL